One segment of Setaria viridis chromosome 4, Setaria_viridis_v4.0, whole genome shotgun sequence DNA contains the following:
- the LOC117854073 gene encoding uncharacterized protein, translating to MSAIKAMVEDAASSAKAGAEKAKATAGEKVEKATTRDPMKKREAEERKEDRKLEIESDERVEKAGRGPEKTVTHTADE from the exons ATGTCTGCGATTAAAGCGATGGTCGAGGACGCCGCCTCGTCCGCCAAGGCAGGCGCCGAGAAGGCCAAGGCCACCGCCGGCGAGAAG GTGGAGAAGGCGACGACGAGAGACCCGATGAAGAAGCGGGAGGCTGAGGAGCGGAAGGAGGACCGGAAGCTGGAGATCGAATCCGACGAGAGGGTCGAGAAGGCCGGCCGTGGCCCCGAGAAAACCGTCACGCACACGGCGGATGAGTAG